TTAGGTTCATATTATCAATCATTTTTTTGTGTTATAAATTCATTACAatataattccataaactaaattattgtaacattcatcataattgaatcatataatttttttaaaattctaaattaccataatttaacttttaagaaaaaaaagggacttatatttttttagcaatattgttacttattttatttcttataatgcatttttattttatgaagataaataaatttctcaatctacaattggattcaagatgaataatagagatatgtgcattttggatagtgctACAACTcatacaatattaaaagaaaagaaatatttctgtcatttgattatgaaaaaggcttatgccaatacaatatctggtagtacaaaattgattgaaggctctggaaaagcgGCCTTATTACTatctggaggaacgatattggtaattgataatgcattgtattgtagtaagtctcaaagaaacttattaagtttcaaagttattcgccaaaatggctatcatattgagactgcaaatgaaggaaaggttgaatacctttatattactacaataaatatggagaagaaaattgtgcacgaaaaattacatGCACTTTCTTTTggattgtaccatacaaatattggtactgttgaatcacatgtcattgtaaacaaaaggtttactgattctaatgattttatcatttggcatgaccggttgggccatcccggctataatatgatgcgcagaattattgagaattcacatggacacactttgaagaatcagaaaattcttcaatctaaggaattctcttgtgttgcttatTCCCAAgaaaaactgattatcaaaccatcagcaactaaggttgggattgaatcccctgcgtttctgaAACGTATATCGGGTGATATATATGggtcaattcacccttcatgtggaccatttaaatattatatggtcttgatagatgcatctacaaaatggtcacatgtgtgcttattatcaactcgcaatatggtttttgcgagattgttatctcaaattataagattaagagcacaatttccagattatgcaataaagacaattcgtcttgataatactggtgaatttacatctcaatcatttaatgattattgtatgtcggttggaataaaagtcgagcatccggtcgctcatgtccatactcaaaatggtctagtagaatcattgattaaatgcCTCCAATtaatagctagaccattgctaatgaggataAAACTTCATATTTCAGTATGAGgacatgctattttgcatgcagcagcacttgtgcgcataaggccaacaaattatcatgaattttccccattacagttggcgtttggaagggagccaaatatatcccatcttagaatatttgggtgtgcggtatatatcccaattgctccaccgtaCTGCACAAAGATAgatccccaaagaaggttgagaatatatgttgggtatgaatctccttctattataaaatatttggaacctatgactggagatttatttacggtaAGATtcgttgattgtcattttgatgaataagtatacccaacattagggggagaacataagcagttgaaaaatgagatagattggaattcattgtcactatcttatttagatcctcgaacaaatcaatgtgagcaagaagttcaaaagatgatttatttgcagaatattgcaaatcaactgccggatgcatttactaaccttccacgggttactaaattgCATATctcagctgctaatgctcaagtttgaGTTGATGTCCTGataggacaacttgttcaggcaaatgagtctaggccacgcttaaaacgtggaagaccaattGGTTCCAAAGacaaaaatcctcgaaaaaggaaaggaataaatgatcaagatgattaTAATTTGGAGGAAAGtactcaagaagagcccagagataCAACAAATGGCGATACCACCAAGGAGGTCCAAGtgcctgaaaataatgagaatgaagaaatctcaataagttatgtctctaCAGGAAAACAGTGAAAccaaaatgatattgtggtcgataatatttttgcttataatgttgccattgaaataatgcaacaagataaggatattgaaccaaaatctgtcgatgaatgatGACAGAGAAgtgattggccaagatggaaggatgcaattcaagcagagttaacttcacttgaaaaacgtgaagttttcggatcaataatcCGAACatctgaaggtgtcaagccagtagggtataaatgggtttttatgCGTAAACGAAATAAAAAGGgagaagtcgtaagatataaagcacgtcTTGTAGCCTAagatttttcgcaaagacctaacattgactatatggaaacatatacccctatggtggatgcaattaccttcaggtatctaatgaatttgacagttcatgaaaagcttgaaatgcaatTAATGGGCGTGGTCattgcctatttatatggctcattggaccacgtcatttttatgaaaattcccaaagggttcaaagtgcctaaaacatacaaggattctcgagataattgctcaataaagcttcagaaatccttGTACGGATTGAAATAAttagggcgaatgtggtacaaccgtcttagcgaatatttgctaaaagaaggatatataAATGATCCAATTTTCCCTTGTGTatttatgaaaaggtctggatctgaatttatcataatagcaatatatgttgatgatttgaatattattgaaactccagaagaactttcaaaggcagtaaaatatctggaaattttttttgaaatgaaagaccttggaaagataaaattttgtcttggtctacaaattaaatattttacaaatgggatatttgtccatcagtcaacatatactgaaaatatttttaaaaggttttatatggataaagcacattcattgagtaccccaatggttgtgatatctcttgatattaataaagatccatttcgacctcatgaaaatgatgaagatcTTGTTGGGgatgaaataccataccttagtgtaattggtgcattaatgtatcttgccaataattctagatcagatatagctttctcagtaaacttgttagcaagatttagtttttccccaacacgaagacactggaatagaattaagcatatattcagataccttcgaggtaccattgatatgggattattttactcaaatgattccacaTCATAATTGatcggttatgcagatgcgggatatttatctgatcctcataaaggtcgatcgcagacaGGCTATTTACTTATATATGGtagtacagctatatcatggcgttcaacaaagaaaactatggttgccacttcctcaaatcatgcagagataatagccattcatgaagaaagtcgagaatgtgtttggttaatatcaataactcaacacattcaagaaacatgtggcctttctttgataaaagacgctccaacaatattgtttgaagacaatgttgcatgtatagctcaactaaagggaggatacatcaaaggagacagaacaaaacatatttcaccaaaattctttttcactcatgatcttcaaaagaagggttaaatagatgtccaacaaattcgttcaagtgacaatttagcagatatgtttaccaaggcattgtcaacttcaacctttgagaaaatgagatataaAATTGGAATGTGTCGTCGTCGAGATGTTAAGTGATGTTTTCATtagggggagcaaaatacgtgctgtactctttttttcttagccaaggttttatcccaccgggttttcctggtaaggtttttaatgaggcagcactcaatgcatattaccagatgtgtgtactctttatccttcactaggctttttcccactgggtttttcctattaaggttttaacgaggcacaacatcaaTGGATGTTCAGAACAACATATttatattgtttcttgtaaaaaatatattttgagacacattacacgtggacatccaagggggagtattaggAAGAAGTGGATGTTCCACTACTTTTTCTTCcacttatttttctcttttcttcccACCCTCCATTGTCCCCCaatattttttccctttttattccCTATAAATTGGCTTGTATTACAATGTAAATATAGATAGAGATACAAGAATTATAGCAAACTCTTTCTCCTTCTATTAATCTTTCTTTTACTATTTCTTTCTCTTATTACGTTGCTaagttaatttcttttataacaaTTTGTTACATGCTTAGAATATTTTATATAGGATTGGGATAAGTGTACAactgaatatttttcttatgcattttcctttaattattttgtacaaatatttgtataaatagaGAACATAATGATCAATGAAAGAGATCAGAAATTCACCACAAGCTTCCTTTCATTCTTACATGTTCACACTAATTAAGCATGTTTAAAATATACAAATCACATATTTTGGTCATATCAATCTGTGTATCCTTGAACCACGTCTACAAATTCAACTGTATCATTTTAAGAGTAaacaattttattattattttacaaaCATGGACTTAAATACATCCTTAGATATGCATTTAATGGTGAAAACGATATATCTTATCCTTTGAAAAGGGTATCTAACCACCCATGACTTTATCATTCTGAAATTGAGAACCGAGAAGTGTAAATTTTGTATGCCAATAAATGCAAGCCCCCATCAAATAGGAAATATACTTGCACTAGCTAATAAATGCCTACCGCAAAATATCATCtcaaacttgatatttttttagaacagtggtaaataaaaaatttacccACACCCCTACTAAAGGAAACAAAAAATCAGTATTTAAAAAGATTGAGAAAATTTGTACTCTAGcataattgattttaaaaattcttctaaaaaacactagaaaaataaatgcatgcattttttgttttataattATCGTATCCACGACTAATTTTACGAGGTACCTGTTATTTACTACTCAAACAAGAATTCAAACAAAGGGAAAATCTCACCTTACCCTTACCTATTATATTCAAAACAAAAACAGGAAATAGTCTTGTTGTGTACTCCCAAACAAAATGGAACAAtcttttatgaatttcaagtgGTTAGTATCATACATCCGTTGCTCAATTCTTGTTATGTCTATGACAGTGTCATGTTTTGATGAACAAGCTTTACTAGACTTTGAAAGTAGAATCACTGATGATCCATTCCAAGTCATGTCTTCTTGGAACAATTCTCTCCATTACTGCAATTGGACAGGCATAACATGTAACCCCTTCTTTGAAAGAGTCATAATTCTTGACTTGAGATCACTAAAGCTCGTTGGATCCATACCGCCTTCTATTGGGAACCTCACGTTCCTAACAGCGATAAATCTTAGGAATAATAGCTTCCATGGTGAAGTTCCTATGGAAATTGGCAACCTGTTGCAGCTGCAACATCTCAATCTCACTTGGAATTCTTTTACTGGAACCATTCCTGCTAATTTGAGTTACTGTAAAGAACTTAAATCACTTGCTCTAGAATATAATAGTCTATTTGGGAAAGTATTACCTGATCAGCTCAGTTCACTTTCAAAGTTGAATTATTTAGGCCTTGGAAGCAACAATCTCACAGGAGGTATTCCATCATGGATAGGAAACTTTTCATCTCTTCGAGGTCTTTCCCTTGCAATTAACAATCTACAAGGACCAATACCTCGAGATATTGGTCGTTTGTCAAACTTGCAAATCTTCCAAGTTTATGGAAATCAGTTGAATGGTACAATTCCTCAATCTGTTTTCAATATATCCTCTGTTTACTATTTCTCTGTTACTCAAAACTTGTTGTATGGAGAGCTTCCATCAGATATAGGCCTTACTCTTCCAAATCTTGAGGTGTTTGCTGGTGCTGTGAACGACTTCACGGGACCAATTCCTGTTTCATTATCAAATGCTTCAAAGCTTGGTGTGCTTGATTTGTCTCAAAATAAGCTCACCGGAAATGTCCCTACGAGTTTAGGACAATTGCAAATGTTGTACAGGTTGAACTTTGAGATCAATAGTCTTGGAAGAAACACAAGTGAAGACTTGAGGTTTCTTGATTTCATAGTTAACTGCACAATTTTGCAAGTTCTTAGCTTCGAGAACAATTTTTTGGGAGGCGAATTGCCTAAAACAATCGGTAACCTTTCCACAAGTCTAGCAATATTTTGTGTCGGTTATAATATAATAGTTGGTTCTCTTCCTACTGGACTAGAAAACCTTGTTAATTTGACCCTTCTATCACTGGCTAATAACAACTTGAGAGGCAGTGTTCCTGAGTCTTTAGGTAAGCTTCGACGCCTGCAAGGACTGATGTTGAATGGAAACAAGTTGTCTGGAAGGATTCCATCTTCTATTGGTAACTTAACATCTCTGTCTACTTTAAACATTGAGGACAATGAGTTAGAAGGAAACATACCTCCGGAGCTCGGGCAGTGCACCCGTTTATCAGTGCTAAACCTCACAGGAAATAACCTTGTTGGTTCCATACCAAAGGAGCTTGCAGgtcttttttctctttcaattgcTTTAGCCTTATCGAACAATTCTTTGACCGGTTCCTTGCCAGCTGAAATTGGAAAGTTGATAAATCTCAAGGAAATGGATATTTCACACAACAAATTATCAGGTGAAATTCCAAGCACCCTAAGTAGCTGTGTCAGCTTAGAGCGCTTCACAGCGAATAATAACCTGTTTCGTGGAGAAATTCCTGAATCCTTGCAAGGTTTAAGAGGTTTAGAAGAAATGGATTTGTCACACAATAACATCTCAGGAGGAATACCACAGTTTCTTGTGAAACTTCCATATCTTAGGAAGCTTGATCTTTCATTCAACAAACTTGAAGGCGAAGTACCAACTGAAGGGTTCTTTGCAAATGCAAGCGCCGTCTTAATCTCGGGGAATCATGAACTATGTGGAGGTCCTCCAAACTACAATTTTCCTACATGTCCTAAACAAAAAGATGCATCATCAAAGAAACACATTAGTTCAAGGAAAAAAGTAGTAGCAATTATTCTTTCTGTTACATTTTCATTTTTACTATTATGTTCTTTTGTAGCTTGTTATATAGTAATTAGGAACTCGAGAAAGAGAGATCTCACTGGACGGTCCTCAAGAGAAAGGCAGTCTGAAcattttgatgatgacaaaccaACTTTGTCTAATGATCCAATTTTGGCAGCAAAAATAACTTACCAAGATATATTTAAGTCAACCATTGGATTTTCTGAGGATAATCTGATCGGTACAGGAAGTTTTGGTTCTGTTTACAAAGGACAGTTTCAGGTTTTTGATAAAGCTATGGCAGTGAAAGTATTGAACCTACAACAAAGAGGTGCTTTGAAAAGCTTTTCGGATGAATGCAGAGCTTTGAAAAGCATAAGGCATCGTAATCTCCTCAAGATAATAGCTGTTTGTTCAAGCATGGATTACCAAGGtaatgatttcaaatgcatagtcTTTGAGTTCATGGAAAATGGAAGCTTAGATGACTGGCTGCACTCGAAAGGTGATGAGCAATACCTCAATATAATCCAAAGACTAAACATCGCAATAGATGTTGCTTCAGCACTTGATTATCTCCACAACAATTGCCAAGTACCAATTGTTCACTGCGATTTAAAACCGAGCAACATACTCCTCGATGAAGAGATGACTGCCCATGTTGGTGACTTTGGACTGGCAAAATTTCTCTTTAAATCATCATGGAACAAACAAACTTCTATTGCACTAAACGGTTCTATAGGTTATATCCCACCAGGTATGTCATTATTCCATATTGATTTCTCTTGCATAATGTCTATTTCCCTTGTCAGTGGTCCTAACatctgtttcaatttatttgtctggTTTTGAATTGACACAgagtttaagaaaaataaaaaaacttttaaatctTGTAGTCTTAATTAAACTAAAGATACGTAGAATGtgccaaaatatcatttaatcttgtagtcttaaacatgtcatgtggaaCAAATTGAGTTTGAGAAACATTAGATTGAATAAGAGACATTCAATCAAACTCATTCTACATATAATAAAACCAAATATTTTAGATGTGTTATTTTATATTCATAATGTTATGAACTTCTATGTGTTATAAGGTTTGTGTATggtctaccctccccaaaccctaCTTTGTGGAATTTCcatgggtatgttgttgttgtatgaaCTTCTATATGTTAGAAGTTCCTCTTTTAATTGGTTTAGACGCAATCAAATCAGATAAATAAAGAACttctttaattaaatttattgtgGTTAACAAAAGTTTGGA
This Solanum dulcamara chromosome 1, daSolDulc1.2, whole genome shotgun sequence DNA region includes the following protein-coding sequences:
- the LOC129902856 gene encoding putative receptor-like protein kinase At3g47110, with the translated sequence MEQSFMNFKWLVSYIRCSILVMSMTVSCFDEQALLDFESRITDDPFQVMSSWNNSLHYCNWTGITCNPFFERVIILDLRSLKLVGSIPPSIGNLTFLTAINLRNNSFHGEVPMEIGNLLQLQHLNLTWNSFTGTIPANLSYCKELKSLALEYNSLFGKVLPDQLSSLSKLNYLGLGSNNLTGGIPSWIGNFSSLRGLSLAINNLQGPIPRDIGRLSNLQIFQVYGNQLNGTIPQSVFNISSVYYFSVTQNLLYGELPSDIGLTLPNLEVFAGAVNDFTGPIPVSLSNASKLGVLDLSQNKLTGNVPTSLGQLQMLYRLNFEINSLGRNTSEDLRFLDFIVNCTILQVLSFENNFLGGELPKTIGNLSTSLAIFCVGYNIIVGSLPTGLENLVNLTLLSLANNNLRGSVPESLGKLRRLQGLMLNGNKLSGRIPSSIGNLTSLSTLNIEDNELEGNIPPELGQCTRLSVLNLTGNNLVGSIPKELAGLFSLSIALALSNNSLTGSLPAEIGKLINLKEMDISHNKLSGEIPSTLSSCVSLERFTANNNLFRGEIPESLQGLRGLEEMDLSHNNISGGIPQFLVKLPYLRKLDLSFNKLEGEVPTEGFFANASAVLISGNHELCGGPPNYNFPTCPKQKDASSKKHISSRKKVVAIILSVTFSFLLLCSFVACYIVIRNSRKRDLTGRSSRERQSEHFDDDKPTLSNDPILAAKITYQDIFKSTIGFSEDNLIGTGSFGSVYKGQFQVFDKAMAVKVLNLQQRGALKSFSDECRALKSIRHRNLLKIIAVCSSMDYQGNDFKCIVFEFMENGSLDDWLHSKGDEQYLNIIQRLNIAIDVASALDYLHNNCQVPIVHCDLKPSNILLDEEMTAHVGDFGLAKFLFKSSWNKQTSIALNGSIGYIPPGTEVEDHIPTRG